The nucleotide sequence TCCAAAGCTTCCGGCAATGTTGCACTCAAAATCTCTCGCAATCGCGTATTTGATGTATTGCCACACGTCAGCCAGATAATTTGTGGCGGTACTCCGTAGCGAGCGACCAAATCAACGAAATCTCTGTCCTTGGTCATAACGATCGCTCCTGGCGCTTTTGCTGCTTCAAAAATCTCATAATCTTCAGCATCTCTCAGACCAATATCGCGCAAGGCTACTGCTGTCACCCCAAATGTATTCGCGATCCAGGGTGCAATTCCAGGCGACAGTTGTGCATCTACCCAAATCGTCATGCCACCAGAACTGGATGATCGACTTTACGCGCCGCGTAGGTGAGTGCTGCTTTCAGATCCTCCATTTCCAGATCGGGCATTTCCTCCAATATTTCTTCGGCACTTAAACCAGCCGCAAACAAGTCCAGCACATCTGATACCCGAATTCTCATACCCCGAATGCAGGGACGACCTCCACACTGTTTTGGATTAACTGTAATTCTCTCAAGCAAATTTGGCATTCGATTTTGCTCCGAAATAAATCCTTATCTCAGTGTGGATCGAGTTTGCCTAAGTTGCAAATTCAAAAAATCTGAAGATGCGATCGCTCATTTCTGCTTCAGCCTCACTCCTTTCTAACTGGTTTTTGCTTCCTTTTTGTTTGGTCAAAAACTCAATAAAATCAAAATATTCAATTTGAAAGCAAGTGTTAGACTGGCTTCTCAACTGCTACCTAATTTCCCCTTGAGAATCTCTTCCATTTCCCTCAAATCTTCTTCAGTCTTAGGCAACCGATATTTTGGGATATTAGGATTCCCGCGTTTAATCAGAGCCTCAATTGCTTCATCATCCTCTCGGTGAGCCAATACATAAGTTCTCAGTTCTTGACGGGTCATTTTGCTAAAGTCAGGCTTTATCATTAAAGCTACCTTGACCATCGGAAAAAATTAGAATTTCCACGCCTCTCAGTCATTAGGAAAACTCTATTTCCACGGCTGATCATTGGAAGGTTTGAGTTGAATAATTTCAACCAGTAAAGCCTCAACGATGAGATGCCCTTTGAGTAGTGTTACTAAAATTTCATCATTTCTACTAAGTTGACCTATGTAATGCTCGAAGAATCGGGCTAAAACAGGCTTCCCCATAGATTAGCTTTTAAACTTAGCGTTAAGGTGCTGGAATATTTTTGGTACAGTTTGGAATTGATTTGTTATGCCCTAGTACCTCAGTTTCAGCCATTTCGTTACCTTAAAACGCCGTACATAGGGTGGACTGCGGATCTCATTCATCAAGTCCCAGTAGCAGGTCTTGGACAATTTCGCCGATACCCCTGTGGGATAGGTATATTGGTACATAGGCAAATCGGCAGATTCCCATACGATGCTGTGTCGGAATTCAGGCTGCAAGTACTCATATATACCCCACCGGATATTGTTCAGAAACTCGGCAATCGTGCTGCTGTGGTAATTTAGAATGTCGGTGTGGAATCGTTCATAGAAGTCAGCAAGCGCAAGCATGGCATCGTCAAGAGCAACCGAGACACCCCTGGTGGCGAGGGCTTGTTGAAGCTGTTCGGCCACCCCCACGGATCTTAAAAAATTGTGCTTCGAGATATCGCCACACATTTTGAGGAATTTAACCCTCGATAGTTGTAGCTTGGTCTCTGTATCAATTGATGGTAGCCACACCTCAACTTCAACTTCCTGATCGAGCCATTCTTTGAACTCATGGGTTGCTTCGCGCAGTGACCTTATAGAGTCATCTACGTTGAAACTAGGGTTACTGACGATAAACCTTAACCCACTGAGATACGAGGTCTGCTTTAATGGGGCCTTTCTGTCAGTACATGACAAGAAATCAACAAGAACAATGTTGAAATATCGTTGGTGTGTTATTGATTCAAACAATATTGATGAATCGGGGTCACTCCCACCCAGAGAGAGTACTTCAAAGTTCACCATCGAGTCGATCAGTTCCTTGATGGCTCTTAAGAACACGACCTCTTCTTCGATGTTACTGAGGCTCATAGGCATAGCTCATCGGCGAAAGATAACAACTTTGCATCATAACTGATATTTTTCGTACATCCACTACAAGGTAGTTTTAGCCATGCGATTGCAATCGGTTTCATGCCTTGAGCTATCTTATGTAAAGATAGCTATTTCACTTTGGCAATAATATTGGGCTTAGCGAATCTCTTTCCAGCACTTAACTTTCACAATTCAAGAAAAAACTTTACTACGGACACTTTCATATCTAGATCAGGATTTTCTTCACCAGTGGTAATGACTTTTAGTTTATTGTCATATAAGTCTACAAACTCAAAGCTACAGAAACCGTAACCAGTACCTGATGAACAATCAATCTCCCAATAGCCTCTCTCCCAAAATACAGAACCGTTTCCATTCTGAATATTAGGATTCTCGCCATAACTCCAATGTTTCATATCAGGTTGCCATCCAGCCTCTATTAAGCGTTCCCTTGCGGTGTCATAGGTGAGTCCATAAAGGTTAGGAATGGGAGTATGAGCTGTAGGAGAGTTTATGGAATCCCACTTCCTAGCCAAATCACCCTCAAGCTCACGAACTGCTGTTTCTTCAGCTATCCGCTTCCACTCGTGCAGCACCTCCAAGGTATATCGTGCTGAATCATTATCTACAAGCTTGGCGCATTTCTGACAAAGCCAGATTCCGTTTTCTGTTGACTTCCTCTGTTCAGCGGAAAGAGATGTATTGTAACGTGGTCCTCTGGGCGAGGCAGCTGTGATGTGTG is from Funiculus sociatus GB2-C1 and encodes:
- a CDS encoding DUF433 domain-containing protein, whose protein sequence is MPNLLERITVNPKQCGGRPCIRGMRIRVSDVLDLFAAGLSAEEILEEMPDLEMEDLKAALTYAARKVDHPVLVA
- a CDS encoding PASTA domain-containing protein, producing the protein MRDDFPAATKELLAKRVGYRCSNPSCRQPTSGPHQDSTKTVNVGVAAHITAASPRGPRYNTSLSAEQRKSTENGIWLCQKCAKLVDNDSARYTLEVLHEWKRIAEETAVRELEGDLARKWDSINSPTAHTPIPNLYGLTYDTARERLIEAGWQPDMKHWSYGENPNIQNGNGSVFWERGYWEIDCSSGTGYGFCSFEFVDLYDNKLKVITTGEENPDLDMKVSVVKFFLEL
- a CDS encoding DUF6887 family protein gives rise to the protein MVKVALMIKPDFSKMTRQELRTYVLAHREDDEAIEALIKRGNPNIPKYRLPKTEEDLREMEEILKGKLGSS
- a CDS encoding DUF5615 family PIN-like protein, whose product is MTIWVDAQLSPGIAPWIANTFGVTAVALRDIGLRDAEDYEIFEAAKAPGAIVMTKDRDFVDLVARYGVPPQIIWLTCGNTSNTRLREILSATLPEALELLRSGEMLVEIRGD